In Styela clava chromosome 14, kaStyClav1.hap1.2, whole genome shotgun sequence, the following are encoded in one genomic region:
- the LOC120341514 gene encoding uncharacterized protein LOC120341514, translated as MRLMGNDSSENIFSTSDTHEISRDSPIKREMRQSNPLPTCGICIFNTTKSQEDISTGRCRSKCKRWQHQNLFAKLATLGTHQVMGYFKYYTTVILCIWLTFTSCNAHPKENIVHEDFIRQFRSNQPRWIGKEYISSYNPLDSFKFLFHSKKMRHYMNSLDESSQERLEDGITGMWAVKLKFEHDKDSREELDLSADIIAQEHGLENHGQIGELKGYYLFMKKDSPETWTTMASAIASSSSIQEERDEQQTPKTEEKSITSHTTPYVAGLATTTDSPVTTDVYTDGEVEPTHLFSTQEPTQRMLEKGLIQHNQVEWQGHQVLLTRSKRGYLPILKMDKTDLQAEKRLKLKNQKITQNVTTTTLDFASVPNTTMLISTKSQLIPSSPNPSEKSEEESRHNFYIKIVNKHSHPTTVTPQQLEITYNQKYKDLIGSSGGGIGGRRMGLDTEEEESAGDWWPPYNADSLENNHGTSGKFSDPLFLRQWHLQNSESKAGVGDCNVTGVWKYGITGRGVVVAVVDDGVQWDHPDLIDNYCPEGSFDLNANDDDPMPVRDNKEENKHGTRCAGEIAAVPNDHCGVGVAYGAKFSGIRILDGPLTDSMEAAAFNKHLDINDIYSCSWGPEDDGKTIDGPHPLAQAALKHGVVAGRHGLGSIYIVASGNGGHKGDNCNYDGYANSIYTITIGAVDEFGRVPSYAEKCASMLACTFSSGAGNEDGSARKIVTTDWTLGKNKKRTSGCTESHTGTSAATPLAAGMVALMLEARPCLTWRDIQHIMVMTAIKIKPDGEEWTTNSAGFHHSDERGFGLLNAWRMVNAARVWRPVPWLTSLDLECPDRHQIIPNTKKRALIVKMLVTEKQCRNNMVYTLEQVLITVDIEHPRRGDLFISLVCPSGTTSVIGGPRKNDDSSSGLWNWTFATVKCWGEQPFGTYRLIIHDTVDRPRTMMGELRNWKITLYGSMLTQIDIEAQRERVEEAMSGEYLKPFNIDDFATNKNKSNNLTSSDNMQVGYCPPLELNQYESALTEKPPTERVLKLIALSGCFLLLWGLYCSLDVITVQKSEPEIAVITIHEENRNETKSNFVHHVSKTNSWWTETTHWLLGETKSEYCKPLTKNIDS; from the exons ATGAGGCTGATGGGAAATGACTCGTCAGAGAATATATTCTCAACTTCAGATACACATGAAATCAGCAGAGACAGTCCAATAAAGCGTGAAATGCGCCAAAGTAATCCATTACCAACTTGCGGAATATGCATATTCAACACTACAAAAAGCCAAGAGGATATATCAACTGGAAGATGCAGATCAAAATGTAAAAGGTGGCAACACCAAAATTTGTTTGCGAAGCTTGCAACCCTAGGTACTCATCAAGTAATGGGATACTTCAAATACTACACAACAGTTATCTTATGCATATGGTTGACTTTTACCAGTTGTAATGCACACCCCAAAGAGAACATTGTACATGAAGATTTTATTCGTCAATTTCGTTCAAATCAACCAAGATGGATTGGAAAAGAATATATAAGCTCATACAATCCACTAGACAgcttcaaatttttgttccatAGTAAAAAAATGAGACATTATATGAACAGCCTGGATGAAAGTTCACAAGAAAGGCTAGAGGATGGGATTACAGGAATGTGGgctgtaaaattgaaatttgaacatGACAAAGATAGTCGAGAAGAACTTGATTTATCTGCTGATATAATAGCACAAGAACATGGTTTAGAAAACCACGGGCAAATAGGAGAATTGAAAG GGTATTATCTCTTCATGAAAAAAGACAGTCCAGAAACATGGACCACCATGGCATCTGCAATTGCATCATCATCATCAATACAAGAAGAAAGGGACGAGCAACAAACGCCAAAGACAGAGGAAAAGTCTATAACATCCCATACTACACCTTATGTTGCAG GTCTTGCCACAACGACAGATTCACCAGTGACGACTGACGTATACACAGATGGTGAGGTAGAACCAACACATTTATTCAGTACTCAAGAACCTACTCAAAGGATGCTTGAGAAGGGGCTTATACAGCACAATCAAGTGGAATGGCAGGGTCATCAG GTTCTGCTGACACGCAGCAAAAGAGGTTATCTTCCAATATTGAAGATGGATAAAACAGACTTACAAGCAGAAAAACGATTAAAACTCAAAAATCAAAAGATCACACAAAATGTTACTACAACTACATTAGATTTTGCATCAGTACCAAATACAACAATGCTCATTAGTACTAAATCACAACTAATACCATCTTCTCCCAATCCGAGTGAAAAAAGTGAAGAAGAATCAAgacataatttttatataaagatCGTCAATAAACATTCTCATCCTACTACAGTAACACCACAACAATTGGAAATAACTTATAACCAAAAATATAAAGATTTAATTGGATCGAGTGGCGGAGGTATAGGTGGTCGAAGAATGGGACTTGATACAGAGGAAGAAGAATCAGCAGGAGATTGGTGGCCACCTTATAATGCAGATTCTCTGGAAAACAATCATGGAACTAGTGGTAAATTCAGTGATCCTTTATTCTTGAGACAATGGCATCTGCAGAATTCAGAAAGCAAAGCAGGTGTCGGTGATTGCAATGTAACGGGTGTATGGAAATACGGAATTACTGGAAGAGGGGTTGTGGTTGCAGTTGTCGACGATGGAGTCCAATGGGACCATCCTGATCTTATAGACAACTACTGCCCCGAGGGAAGTTTCGACCTTAATGCAAATGATGATGACCCCATGCCTGTGCGAGATAACAAAGAAGAGAATAAACATGGCACAAGGTGTGCTGGAGAAATAGCAGCAGTGCCTAATGACCATTGTGGTGTTGGAGTTGCATATGGCGCCAAATTTAGTGGAATAAGAATTCTAGATGGACCTTTGACAGACTCTATGGAAGCAGCAGCATTTAACAAACATCTCGACATCAATGATATATACAG TTGTTCTTGGGGTCCAGAAGATGACGGAAAAACAATTGATGGGCCACATCCACTTGCACAGGCAGCACTAAAGCATGGAGTAGTTGCAGGAAGACATGGATTAGGGAGCATTTACATTGTTGCCAGTGGAAACGGTGGTCATAAA GGTGATAATTGCAACTATGATGGCTATGCGAACTCAATCTATACTATCACTATTGGTGCTGTAGATGAATTTGGTCGTGTTCCTAGTTATGCTGAAAAATGTGCCTCTATGCTTGCGTGCACCTTTAGCAGTGGGGCAGGTAATGAAG ATGGAAGTGCAAGGAAAATAGTTACTACAGACTGGACATTGGGAAAGAACAAGAAGAGGACAAGCGGCTGCACAGAGTCCCACACTGGCACAAGTGCCGCCACTCCACTTGCAGCAG GTATGGTAGCACTGATGTTAGAAGCAAGACCTTGCCTTACTTGGAGAGATATTCAGCACATCATGGTTATGAcagcaataaaaattaaaccTGATGGCGAAGAATGGACTACAAACAGTGCAGGATTTCATCATAGTGATGAAAGAGG TTTTGGACTGTTGAATGCTTGGAGAATGGTAAATGCTGCTAGAGTGTGGCGTCCAGTACCTTGGCTTACATCTCTTGATTTGGAGTGCCCTGATCGGCATCAAATCATTCCGAATACAAAGAAGCGAGCTCTCATTGTAAAAATGTTGGTGACTGAAAAACAATGCCGCAACAACATGGTGTATACATTGGAGCAAGTTTTG ATAACTGTCGACATTGAGCATCCACGCAGAggagatttatttatttcacttgTGTGCCCCAGTGGAACAACATCAGTTATAGGCGGACCACGAAAAAATGACGACTCTTCAAGTGGCTTGTGGAACTGGACCTTCGCCACCGTTAAGTGTTGGGGCGAACAACCATTTGGTACCTACAG gTTGATCATACATGATACAGTTGATCGACCAAGAACAATGATGGGAGAACtaagaaattggaaaataacTTTATATGGATCAATGCTAACACAGATTGATATTGAA GCTCAAAGAGAAAGAGTAGAGGAGGCAATGAGCGGGGAATATCTCAAACCCTTCAATATTGATGACTTtgcaacaaataaaaacaagagcAATAACTTAACATCATCAGACAATATGCAAGTCGGATATTGCCCTCCATTAGAGCTAAATCAATATGAATCAGCGCTAACAGAAAAACCACCAACAGAACGAGTTCTCAAACTTATTGCTCTATCAGGCTGTTTTCTTCTACTTTGGGGATTATATTGTTCTTTAGATGTTATTACAGTACAGAAATCAGAACCTGAAATAGCAGTTATAACTATTCATGAAGAAAACAGAAATGAAACGAAATCAAACTTTGTTCACCACGTTTCTAAAACAAATAGCTGGTGGACAGAAACAACTCATTGGTTACTCGGTGAAACTAAAAGTGAATATTGCAAACCTTTAACTAAAAATATAGACTCTTAG